Proteins encoded in a region of the Magallana gigas chromosome 8, xbMagGiga1.1, whole genome shotgun sequence genome:
- the LOC105327503 gene encoding activating signal cointegrator 1 complex subunit 1 translates to MDVLRPQIIRIGDRCYRKNPTLDRDFNALEEEEYEESTIQCDSWNDETCDTFNIEETDRGYQTSVNLPSAFFKHIIGRKGETKRRLEIETKTQIRIPREGVEGEIVITGPERKGVVSAKTRIDVIVDSVRRKEPFTHFLSLPVNSQPIRERFLEFQEDVLRKCDSDRGIDPTIFQKPEKLHLTIGTLALLNKHEIQQALDTLEDCKQSLIEPILRGEPLTVRVQGLEYMNDDPSSVDVLYAKIQAGEQAERLQILADRLVDRFSTTGLMQQEYSRVKLHLTVMNTLMRRDPTSIPGERPPEGKRGYKERESFDAMNVMKNFGLYDFGNYTVNSLHLSQRHGAGKDGYYVCAGSVSLP, encoded by the exons ATGGATGTACTAAGGCCCCAGATAATAAGGATAGGGGACCGCTGTTACAGGAAAAACCCCACACTGGACAGAGACTTCAACGCCCTAGAGGAGGAAGAGTATG aaGAATCAACAATCCAGTGTGATAGCTGGAATGATGAAACGTGCGACACATTTAACATCGAGGAGACAGATCGTGGATATCAGACTTCTGTCAATCTACCCAGTGCCTTCTTCAAACACATCATTGGCAGAAAGGGAGAGACGAAACGTCGGCTCGAGATCGAGACTAAAACACAGATCAGAATTCCCAGGGAGGGGGTAGAAGGCGAGATAG TGATCACTGGACCGGAGAGGAAGGGCGTGGTCTCAGCTAAGACGAGGATCGACGTTATCGTGGACTCTGTACGACGGAAAGAGCCCTTCACCCACTTCCTGTCTCTCCCGGTGAACTCACAGCCAATCAGAGAGAGGTTCCTGGAGTTTCAGGAGGATGTCTTAAGGAAATGTGATAGT GATAGAGGTATAGATCCAACCATATTCCAGAAGCCTGAAAAACTACACCTAACCATTGGGACGTTAGCCCTCCTCAATAAACACGAAATACAACAGGCTCTGGATACACTGGAGGACTGTAAACAGAGTCTCATTGA ACCCATCCTGAGGGGTGAACCTCTGACTGTGAGGGTGCAGGGGCTGGAATACATGAACGATGATCCCAGCTCAGTGGACGTCTTGTACGCAAAGATTCAGGCAGGGGAGCAGGCAGAGAG gCTTCAAATACTTGCTGATCGATTAGTTGACCGATTTTCCACCACCGGTCTAATGCAGCAGGAATACAGTCGAGTCAAGCTACACCTCACTGTAATGAATACACTGATGAGGCGTGACCCGACCTCAATACCCGGAGAAAGGCCCCCCGAGGGAAAGCGTGGTTACAAAGAGAGAGAGTCTTTTGATGCTATGAATGTGATGAAG AACTTTGGGCTCTATGATTTTGGGAACTACACAGTGAATTCCCTCCATCTTTCCCAGAGACATGGAGCAGGAAAAGATGGTTACTATGTATGTGCTGGATCAGTGTCGTTACCATGA